A stretch of the Eulemur rufifrons isolate Redbay chromosome 20, OSU_ERuf_1, whole genome shotgun sequence genome encodes the following:
- the ACTR5 gene encoding actin-related protein 5, whose translation MAANVFPFRDIRAAPDPVLEAGPVAHGPLPVPLVLDNGSFQIRAGWACPGLDPGPEPRLQFRAVCARGRGGARGGAGPQVGNALGSLEPLRWMLRSPFDRNVPVNLELQELLLDYSFQHLGVSSQGCVDHPIVLTEAVCNPLYSRQMMSELLFECYGIPKVAYGIDSLFSFYHNKPKNSMSSGLIVSSGYQCTHILPILEGRLDAKNCKRINLGGSQAAGYLQRLLQLKYPGHLAAITLSRMEEILHEHSYIAEDYVEELQKWRCPDYYENNVHKMQLPFSSKLLGSTLTSEEKQERRQQQLRRLQELNARRREEKLQLDQERLERLLYVQELLEDGQMDQFHKALIELNMDSPEELQSYIQKLSLAVEQAKQKILQAEVNLEVDVVDSKPETPDLEQLEPSLEDVESMNDFDPLFSEEAPEVEKPVATVQPVFNLAAYHQLFVGTERIRAPEIIFQPSLIGEEQAGIAETLQYVLDRYPKDVQEMLVQNVFLTGGNTMYPGMKARMEKELLEMRPFQSSFQVQLALNPVLDAWYGARDWALRHLDDDEAWITRKEYEEKGGEYFKEHCASNIYVPIRLPKQASRSSEAQASGKGPGASGSGAGEQA comes from the exons ATGGCGGCAAACGTGTTCCCGTTCCGTGACATCCGCGCTGCGCCGGATCCGGTGCTGGAAGCCGGCCCGGTGGCACACGGGCCACTGCCGGTGCCGCTGGTGCTGGACAACGGGTCGTTCCAGATCCGCGCCGGCTGGGCATGTCCCGGTCTGGACCCGGGCCCCGAGCCGCGCCTGCAGTTCCGCGCGGTGTGCGCCCGCGGCCgtggcggggcgcggggcggggcgggcccgCAGGTGGGCAATGCTCTGGGCAGTCTGGAGCCCCTGCGCTGGATGCTGCGCTCACCCTTCGACCGCAACGTGCCTGTCAACCTGGAGCTGCAGGAGCTGCTGCTTGACTACAGCTTCCAGCACCTGGGTGTCTCCTCACAG GGTTGCGTTGATCATCCCATAGTTTTGACAGAAGCTGTGTGCAACCCACTGTATTCACGACAAATGATGTCAGAGCTTCTTTTTGAGTGCTATGGGATTCCCAAGGTTGCCTATGGAATAGACAGCCTCTTCAGCTTCTACCACAATAAGCCAAAGAACTCGATGTCCAGTGGGCTCATTGTTTCATCTGGATACCAGTGCACGCATATTTTACCCATCTTAGAAGGAAG ATTAGATGCTAAAAACTGCAAGCGCATCAATCTTGGAGGAAGCCAAGCAGCTGGCTACCTCCAGCGTCTCCTCCAACTGAAGTACCCTGGGCACCTGGCAGCTATCACTCTCAGCCGCATGGAGGAGATTCTGCACGAGCACAGCTACATTGCTGAGGACTATGTGGAAG AATTGCAGAAATGGCGGTGCCCTGATTATTATGAGAACAACGTCCACAAGATGCAGCTTCCATTTTCTAGCAAGCTCCTTGGTAGCACCCTGACCTCCGAGGAGAAACAGGAAAGGCGGCAGCAGCAACTGCGGCGGCTGCAGGAGCTCAACGCCCGGCGACGGGAGGAGAAGCTGCAGCTGGATCAGGAGCGGCTGGAGAGACTGCTCTACGTGCAG GAACTTCTAGAGGATGGCCAGATGGATCAGTTTCACAAAGCTCTCATAGAACTGAACATGGACTCCCCAGAAGAGCTTCAGTCCTACATACAGAAGCTCAGTCTGGCAGTGGAGCAAGCTAAGCAGAAAATCCTTCAAGCAGAGGTCAACCTGGAGGTGGATGTGGTAGACAGCAAGCCAGAG ACCCCTGACCTGGAGCAGCTTGAGCCGTCTTTGGAAGACGTGGAAAGCATGAACGATTTTGATCCCTTGTTTTCAGAGGAAGCACCTGAAGTGGAGAAGCCAGTCGCCACTGTCCAG CCCGTGTTTAACTTGGCAGCATATCATCAGCTGTTTGTTGGGACAGAAAGAATTCGAGCTCCAGAAATTATCTTCCAGCCATCTCTCATAGGAGAAGAGCAGGCTGGGATTGCAGAGACCCTTCAGTACGTTCTGGACAG GTACCCAAAGGACGTCCAGGAGATGCTGGTTCAGAACGTGTTCCTCACCGGCGGGAACACGATGTACCCTGGGATGAAAGCCAGGATGGAGAAGGAGCTGTTGGAGATGAGGCCCTTTCAGTCTTCTTTTCAG GTTCAACTTGCCTTGAACCCCGTGCTGGACGCCTGGTACGGTGCTCGTGACTGGGCCCTGCGCCACCTAGATGACGACGAAGCCTGGATCACCAGgaaagaatatgaagaaaaaggaggagagtACTTCAAGGAGCACTGTGCTTCCAACATCTATGTCCCCATCCGCCTGCCGAAGCAGGCGTCCCGCTCCTCGGAAGCCCAGGCGTCCGGCAAGGGCCCGGGAGCCAGTGGGAGCGGTGCTGGTGAACAGGCGTAG